TGCTCGAGAATCGCGGCCGTGCGCCGCTCATGCTCGGGATTGGCGTAGGAGTGCAGGAAGGCGATGGCGACGCTTTCGACATTTTGGGCACGCAATTTCGGCGCCAGCGCGCGTACCGCGGCCTCATCCAGCGGCAACCGCACCGCGCCATGCGCATCGACACGCTCGGGGACGGTGAAGCGCAGGGAACGCGGCACCAGCGGCTTCGGCTTGTCGATGGTGAGATCGTATTGATCGTAGCGGCTCTCGGTGCCGATATCGAGCACATCGCGAAAGCCTTCGGTGGCGATCAGCGCGATCTTCGCGCCACGGCGCTCGATGATGGCGTTGGTCGCCAGCGTCGTGCCGTGAATGAAGACGTCGATGTCGCTGATATGCGCGTGAGCGTCAGTGAGAATGAGACGCATGCCGTCGAGCACCGCCTGCTCGGGACGCGTCGGCGTCGTCAGCACCTTACGCGTCTTGCGATCCAACCCTACATCCAGCACGATATCGGTGAACGTTCCTCCGATGTCGACGGCAAGCCGCACTTCGGCTCCCTCAAGCATTCCAATGTCTCCGTGCTGATCGACCGGTTGGGCTCAAATATTCAGCAATTTCTATGCCATCGACTGCACCGATGGCAATGCGCCCGGCCTTTTCGCCGGGCACCTATGCGATAGCTAAGGCTGCGCGCAGCTCAGCCGTTGAAGGCCGCCTGCGCCTCCGGCAGATCCCAGATCTTCCCGATTGCGGCTGCGCCTTGCGACGTGATCGCGGCCTCGTCGCCATGGACGTAGCGGCCGGCATCAATCAGCACGCGACCATCGACGACCACCTGATCGATATTGGCGCGGTTGGCGAGCGCGACCAATGCGCGCCTGGCATCAAAGAGCGGCTGCAAATGCGGATGGGTGAGATCGACGACGGTGAGATCGGCGGTCGCGCCCGGCGCAATCCGGCCGAGATCGGGCCGCTTGATTGTGTCAGCAGCGGTTGCCGTGATCGACTCGATCAGCTCGGGGGAATTCGCGACATCGGCGCGCTGCGACGACGTCTTGGAGATGAGCGAGGCGGCGTTGAGCTCGCCGAGCAGGTCCATGTTGTAGCCGTCGGTGCCGACCACGGTGCGTACGCCATGGCCGGCGAAGCGACTGAATGCCGCAGTCACGCCGGCGCGCGCGAACACGCGCGGGCAGTTCAGCACGGTCGCGCCGCGCGCAGCCATCAGCTTCAGATCGTTATCGGTGCTGGCGATGCAGTGCGCGGCGAGCAGGTCCGGCGCAAGGAGGCCGAGCCAATCCAGATATTCCGCCGGCGTGCGACCGCCATAGCGCGTGCCGATGGTCTCGACCTCCGCGCGGCTCTGCGCCAGATGCGTCGTGATGGAGACACCAAGCTCGCGCGCGCGCGCCGCACACGCCCTCAGCAGATCCGGCCCGCAGGTGTCGGTCGCGTGCGGGCTCATCGCAAGACCGATGCGCCCTTCGCCGCGGCGGTTCCAGCGCTGATAGAGCGCGTCCCATGTCGCCAGATCCGCTGCGCCATCATCGCCGGCGTAGCGGACCACGCCGTCGGGACCGGCCTTGGCGTCCGATGTCGAGAACAGATAAGGCGCACCATAGAAGCGGATGCCCATCTCCTCGGCGGCATCGAACATTTCCGGAATGGAGTTGCGGAACGGCTCCATCACGGTGGTGGCGCCGCCCTTCAGGAGCTGGAGAATGCCGAGCCGCGCGACGGCGAGACGCTCTTCCGGCGACAACAGGTCGGCGCCGCGCTTGGTCAGCGGCAGAAGCACGGTGTAGACAATGCTCTGGTTGTTGCGACGGCCGTTGCCGTCCTCGGTATGACTGCGCGCTACCGCCTCGCTGAAACAGTGATTATGCAGGTTCAACAGGCCCGGCAGGATGAAGCGGCCGGGGCGGTCATAGACCTGATCGGCGCGCGGCTTGTCGCGCGTGACCGCAGCGATCCTCTTGCCCTCGACCAGAACCCAATGATCGCGCAAGACGTCCTGCGCGCCGTCCTTACGTGACAGCACATAGCTGCCGAAGATTGCGATCGTGCTCATGCGGGGCGTACGTTCCAGAAGACGGCGGTACCGTCGAGAATGCCGGTGATGGACTTGCGATAGGCGGTCGGCTGCTTGTACAGCCCGATCGGCAGATAAGGGATCTCCTCGAAGGCCAGCGCCTGGATCTCGCGGCAGATGCGCTGCTGCTCGGCAAGCTCGGATGCGGCCAGCCACTGGCTGCGCAAACCGCCCATCTTCTCGCTCTTGTACCAGCCGGCGACCTTGCCTTCGCCGCGCAAGTTGGTGTTGCCGGCGGGATTGAGCCAGTCGATGCCCTGCCAGTTGCCAACCGCCGCGCTCCAGCCGCCCTGCCCGATCGGCTCCTTCTTCAACTGCCGTTGCAACACGACGGCGAAATCGAGCGCGGCATATTCGACGTTCATGCCGGCCTTGCGCAGCGTGTCGGCGGCGATCTCGCCGAGCGGGCGCTGCGCGAGCGAATTGGTGGGCACGAGCAGCACGATCTTCTCGCCATTGTACCCGGCTGCCTTCAGGTCGGCCCTGACCTTGGCGTAGTCGCGCGGGGCTCGGAAGACGTCGAGCCCGACCTCGCTCGCCATCGGTGTGCCCGGCGCAAAGAACCCGATCGGCGAGACCTGATAGGCGGGATCGGTGCCCGCGACCGCGGTCATGAACGACGACTGGTCGATCGCACCCAGCAATGCCCGGCGAACCGCGGGGTTGTCGAACGGCGGCTGGAGATGATTGAGCCTCAGCATGCAGGTGTAGCCACGAGGATCGAGCACGCGCGTTTCGATGTCGCCGGCCGCCTTGATCACCGGCAACAGGTCGTGCGGTGTGGTTTCCTGCCAGTCCTGCTCGCCGGTCTGGAGCGCGGCGACACCGGTGCCGGCGTCCGGAGTCGTGGTCCAGACCACGCGGTCGTAGTGTACGATCTTGGGACCTGCGGTCCAATCCGGCTTGCCGTCGCTGCGCGGCTGGTAGCGGTCGAAGCGGGCATAGGCGTTGCGCGCGCCCTGCACGCGCTCGTCGGCGAGATAGCGGAACGGACCGCTGCCGATCACCTCCGTCAGCGGCTTGAACGGATCCTGGCTTGCCAGCCGTTCCGGCATCATGAAGCAGGCATTGATCGCGGCCTTGCCGAGCGCCTGCGGCAATAGCGGAAACGGACGCTTGAGGCGGAAGCGGATGGTGCGGTCGTCGGCTGCAAGCAGCTCGTCGGTCGCCTCCATCAGCTCGCCGCCAAAGCCGTCGCGCGCCGCCCAGCGGCGGATGCTCGCGACGCAATCGCGCGCCAGTACGCGCTCGCCATCGTGCCAGAACAGGCCGTCGCGAAGGGTGAGGTCCCACTGGAGCCCGTCATTGGAGATGACATGGCCCGACAGCATCTGCGGCGAGACCTGGAGCGAGGCGCTCATGCCGTAGAGCGTGTCGTAGACCATGAAGCCGTGATTGCGCGAGACCTGTGCCGTCGAATAGATCGGGTCAACGAAAGCGAGATCGATCACCGGGATGAAGCGCAGCGTGGTCTGCTCCTCGGCGCGTAATATCCCCGGCAGCGAGAGAGCCGGCGCGGCAGCAGCGGCCTTGAGCAGGGAACGGCGAGTGATCAGCATCGAACAAGACTCCTAGGACGCAAAGCGCGCGAGACGGCCGATTGGGGCGCCCTGCACCTCGTCGTCACGCATGACGGTGTGGCCACGCACGATGGTGGCAACCGGCCAGCCCGTGATCTTCTTGCCCGCGAAAGGCGTCCAGCCGCAGGGCGAGACGATCCAGGAGTCCTCGATGGTGCGCTTCGCCTTCATGTCGACCAGCGTGACGTCGGCGTCGTAGCCGGCGGCGAGCCGCCCTTTGCCAACGAGACCGTAGACCCGCGCGGGACCGGCGGCCATCAGATCGACCATCCGCGACAGAGAAAGCCGGCCGGCATTGACGTGATCGAGCATCACGGGGACGAGCGTCTGCACGCCGGTGAGACCGGCCGGGCAGTCCGGCCACGGCAATTCCTTGGCGGCGCGCGAATGCGGCGCGTGATCGCTGCCGATGGTGTCGACGATGCCGTCGCGCACCGCGGCCCAGCTCGCCTCGCGATGACGTTCGCCGCGGATCGGCGGGTTCATCACGCCAAAGCCCTTCAGCGTGTCGTAACACTCCGGCGCCACTTGCGTCAGATGATTGACCAGGACCTCGACGGTCGCGACATCGCGATGGTCGCGCAAATAATTCAGCTCCTCGGCGGTGGAGACGTGGAGGATGTGCGCGGGCCGGCCGGTCTTGCGCGCCAGCGCCATCAGGCGGCGGGTGCCGAGGAAGGCGCATTCCTCGTCGCGCCACTCCATGTGCGAGCGATGCGGCATGCCGCGCGAAAACATCGGCTTGCGGGCCTGGAGGCGATATTCGTCCTCGCTGTGATAGGCGATGCGGCGGCGCCCCGCGCGCATCAGCTTTTCCAGATGCTCATCGTCCTCGACCAGCAGCGACGCCGTGGACGAGCCGGCGAACACCTTGATCGCGCATACGCCATGCTCGCTTTCGAGATGCGCGAGCTCGCCGATATTGGTCTTGGCGCCGGCGATGTAGAGGCCGATGTCGCAAAAGCTCTGCGCTTCCGCGTAGCCGCGCTTCCAGTCGAGCCGCTCCTGATCGACGATCGGCGGATTGGTGTTGGGCATATCGAACAGGGTCGCAATGCCGCCGAGCACGGCGGCGCGCGTGCCGGTGCCGAGCGTTTCGACCGCCGCATCGCCGGGATCACGCAGATGGACGTGGCTGTCGATCAAGCCCGGCAGGACGTGAAGGCCGCTGGCGTCGATGACCTGATCGGCCGTGTCGGCTGTGGTCGCGGACAGCGTCGCGATGCGCCCGCCGGAGATGCCGACGTTAGCGGCTTCCTCGCCCCAGGGCGTGACGCAGGTGCCGTTCCGGATCAGGAGATCAAAATGCATCGTCCGCCTTTCATGCTTTCAACAACACCGCGCCGATGGCCGCGGCGACCGCCTGCTGCGCCGGTTCGACCACGGGAACGCCGATAGCGTCCTCGATCGCGGCGCGATGCGAGGCCATGCCGGCGCAACCCATCACGACGACGTCGGCGCGGACTTGCGTGACCAGCGCGCGGCCCGCCTCGATCAGGCGCCCGCGGATATCGGCGCTCGCAGTTTCCGCCGCGCTCGCGCCGACCGACCAGCTTCCGGCATAGCGACCATCCACGCCCATCTGCCGCACCATGCGCTGCTGGCGGCGAATGCTCTGCGGCGACAGCGCGATGATGCCAAACCGCTCGCCGAGCGTCAGCGCGCGCAGGATGCCCCATTCGGCAATGCCCATCACCGGGCGGCCGCCGGCCGCCTCGCGCACCGCATGCAGCCCGGG
This region of Bradyrhizobium sp. CCGUVB1N3 genomic DNA includes:
- a CDS encoding amidohydrolase family protein encodes the protein MSTIAIFGSYVLSRKDGAQDVLRDHWVLVEGKRIAAVTRDKPRADQVYDRPGRFILPGLLNLHNHCFSEAVARSHTEDGNGRRNNQSIVYTVLLPLTKRGADLLSPEERLAVARLGILQLLKGGATTVMEPFRNSIPEMFDAAEEMGIRFYGAPYLFSTSDAKAGPDGVVRYAGDDGAADLATWDALYQRWNRRGEGRIGLAMSPHATDTCGPDLLRACAARARELGVSITTHLAQSRAEVETIGTRYGGRTPAEYLDWLGLLAPDLLAAHCIASTDNDLKLMAARGATVLNCPRVFARAGVTAAFSRFAGHGVRTVVGTDGYNMDLLGELNAASLISKTSSQRADVANSPELIESITATAADTIKRPDLGRIAPGATADLTVVDLTHPHLQPLFDARRALVALANRANIDQVVVDGRVLIDAGRYVHGDEAAITSQGAAAIGKIWDLPEAQAAFNG
- a CDS encoding ABC transporter substrate-binding protein produces the protein MLITRRSLLKAAAAAPALSLPGILRAEEQTTLRFIPVIDLAFVDPIYSTAQVSRNHGFMVYDTLYGMSASLQVSPQMLSGHVISNDGLQWDLTLRDGLFWHDGERVLARDCVASIRRWAARDGFGGELMEATDELLAADDRTIRFRLKRPFPLLPQALGKAAINACFMMPERLASQDPFKPLTEVIGSGPFRYLADERVQGARNAYARFDRYQPRSDGKPDWTAGPKIVHYDRVVWTTTPDAGTGVAALQTGEQDWQETTPHDLLPVIKAAGDIETRVLDPRGYTCMLRLNHLQPPFDNPAVRRALLGAIDQSSFMTAVAGTDPAYQVSPIGFFAPGTPMASEVGLDVFRAPRDYAKVRADLKAAGYNGEKIVLLVPTNSLAQRPLGEIAADTLRKAGMNVEYAALDFAVVLQRQLKKEPIGQGGWSAAVGNWQGIDWLNPAGNTNLRGEGKVAGWYKSEKMGGLRSQWLAASELAEQQRICREIQALAFEEIPYLPIGLYKQPTAYRKSITGILDGTAVFWNVRPA
- a CDS encoding dihydroorotase; amino-acid sequence: MHFDLLIRNGTCVTPWGEEAANVGISGGRIATLSATTADTADQVIDASGLHVLPGLIDSHVHLRDPGDAAVETLGTGTRAAVLGGIATLFDMPNTNPPIVDQERLDWKRGYAEAQSFCDIGLYIAGAKTNIGELAHLESEHGVCAIKVFAGSSTASLLVEDDEHLEKLMRAGRRRIAYHSEDEYRLQARKPMFSRGMPHRSHMEWRDEECAFLGTRRLMALARKTGRPAHILHVSTAEELNYLRDHRDVATVEVLVNHLTQVAPECYDTLKGFGVMNPPIRGERHREASWAAVRDGIVDTIGSDHAPHSRAAKELPWPDCPAGLTGVQTLVPVMLDHVNAGRLSLSRMVDLMAAGPARVYGLVGKGRLAAGYDADVTLVDMKAKRTIEDSWIVSPCGWTPFAGKKITGWPVATIVRGHTVMRDDEVQGAPIGRLARFAS
- a CDS encoding aspartate/glutamate racemase family protein gives rise to the protein MTRRRILTINPNSSAAVTAAIDEAVAPLRIAGGPEIVVVGLAEGPPSITSQRDADSVVMPLVSRVAREDADAFVLACFSDPGLHAVREAAGGRPVMGIAEWGILRALTLGERFGIIALSPQSIRRQQRMVRQMGVDGRYAGSWSVGASAAETASADIRGRLIEAGRALVTQVRADVVVMGCAGMASHRAAIEDAIGVPVVEPAQQAVAAAIGAVLLKA